A genomic window from Shewanella vesiculosa includes:
- a CDS encoding methyl-accepting chemotaxis protein, with protein MKSYSLKQKILLSVVLALAVVIGLLSWHSYSTQKSSLLQSSVNQVSESGKQQAKLIEGWLSDRKRIISSVATKVEGDTLNALQQAKISGDFQLTYFGNNNGIMIDSDPSIDRTGYDPRSRPWYHQSQQARKTIITKPYVDVAFNVLVVTIAKPTSNGVVAGDVSIASLVDSVNSMSLPANGYAIMMHKDGTVIAYKDANKLMGKITSIDNKLSSQLIQSSRQTGKLVPVYFDTEGRDKLLWSEEIPNTDWQLVFVLDQQTLEAPLASLMFTQLGLAVLVLIISVLSISWLLSLLLAPLSRVSQALSRIADGNGDLTQRITVDSQDEVGVLADNFNRFVSSQHQLISHIRHLAHELHLDAEQSLLTNQTSVDELQRQQQEVAMVATAVTEMSCATHEIAANAESTAAAAQQSTQSSIQGKGLVDKTRTTINSLASEIDETTTVISKLSLHAQAISSILTTIQGIAEQTNLLALNAAIEAARAGEQGRGFAVVADEVRVLSRRTQDSTAEIYTTIETLQSTTKQAVCLMDSSKTLANNSVDDVNAAANALEEITEAVNMISDMAGQIAIAAEEQTQVTNEITKNTVAIKDVTDEITSSAMTHLDQATMLKDRATDLSNKVATFIL; from the coding sequence ATGAAGTCATATTCACTAAAGCAAAAGATATTACTATCGGTTGTCCTCGCCCTTGCGGTTGTCATTGGACTATTATCGTGGCACAGCTATTCAACCCAAAAAAGCTCGTTACTGCAAAGTAGTGTTAATCAGGTAAGTGAATCTGGTAAACAACAGGCAAAACTAATTGAAGGATGGTTGTCTGATCGTAAACGGATCATCAGCTCAGTTGCCACTAAGGTCGAAGGTGATACGCTTAATGCTTTGCAACAAGCAAAAATCTCCGGCGATTTTCAGCTAACCTATTTCGGTAACAATAATGGCATAATGATTGATTCAGACCCGAGTATTGATCGTACCGGCTATGATCCTAGATCGCGTCCTTGGTACCATCAATCGCAACAAGCACGTAAAACAATTATTACCAAACCTTACGTAGATGTCGCCTTTAATGTATTGGTCGTCACTATCGCTAAACCAACCAGCAATGGCGTAGTTGCTGGCGATGTTTCAATTGCTAGCTTAGTCGATAGCGTCAACAGTATGTCCCTGCCAGCCAACGGTTATGCCATCATGATGCATAAAGACGGCACTGTGATTGCTTATAAAGACGCAAATAAATTGATGGGCAAAATTACGTCTATTGATAATAAGTTAAGCAGTCAATTGATCCAATCAAGTCGTCAAACAGGCAAATTAGTACCTGTCTATTTTGATACTGAAGGCAGAGATAAATTACTCTGGAGCGAAGAGATACCGAATACTGATTGGCAACTGGTTTTTGTACTCGACCAACAAACCCTAGAAGCACCACTTGCCAGTTTAATGTTTACCCAACTAGGATTGGCTGTATTAGTATTGATTATCAGTGTGTTATCAATTTCATGGTTATTAAGCCTGTTACTTGCACCATTAAGCCGTGTATCACAAGCATTATCCCGTATCGCTGACGGCAATGGTGATTTAACCCAACGCATCACTGTCGACAGTCAGGATGAAGTCGGGGTGCTAGCCGATAACTTTAACCGCTTTGTGAGTAGTCAACATCAGCTGATCAGCCATATTCGTCATCTGGCGCACGAACTGCATTTAGATGCAGAGCAGAGTTTACTTACAAATCAAACAAGTGTTGATGAGTTGCAACGCCAACAGCAAGAAGTCGCAATGGTTGCGACTGCAGTGACGGAAATGTCATGCGCAACCCATGAAATTGCAGCCAATGCTGAAAGTACTGCTGCGGCGGCACAACAGTCAACCCAAAGCAGTATTCAAGGTAAAGGTTTAGTTGATAAAACTCGCACGACCATTAATTCGTTAGCATCAGAAATAGATGAAACCACTACCGTCATTAGTAAATTAAGCCTACATGCACAAGCCATCTCTAGCATTTTGACAACAATTCAAGGGATTGCTGAGCAAACTAACTTATTGGCATTAAATGCAGCCATTGAGGCTGCTCGTGCGGGTGAACAAGGTCGTGGTTTTGCCGTAGTGGCTGATGAAGTGCGAGTATTATCTCGTCGGACTCAAGACTCAACGGCAGAGATTTATACCACTATCGAAACCTTACAAAGCACAACCAAACAAGCTGTTTGCTTGATGGACAGTAGTAAAACATTAGCCAATAACAGTGTTGATGATGTTAACGCTGCGGCAAACGCTCTGGAAGAAATCACTGAAGCGGTCAATATGATTTCTGATATGGCGGGTCAAATAGCCATAGCAGCAGAAGAGCAAACACAGGTGACGAACGAAATAACTAAGAATACTGTCGCGATAAAAGATGTCACCGATGAGATCACCTCATCGGCGATGACTCATTTAGACCAAGCGACAATGCTCAAAGACCGTGCGACAGATTTGAGTAACAAAGTCGCCACCTTTATTTTGTAA